A genomic segment from Gossypium hirsutum isolate 1008001.06 chromosome D04, Gossypium_hirsutum_v2.1, whole genome shotgun sequence encodes:
- the LOC121215925 gene encoding uncharacterized protein has translation MAGAFWGTRVMEIVKKHDSGGLVWKRIKLTSTRKANAKKRLHRVWQNEAVLRACAEPPPSKATDVAGGGGEKGVEQST, from the exons ATGGCAGGAGCGTTTTGGGGAACAAGAGTGATGGAGATAGTGAAGAAGCACGACTCTGGTGGTCTcgtttggaagagaattaagcTCACTTCCACCCGCAAAGCCAACGCCAAGAAGCGTCTCCATCGCGTTTGGCAG AATGAAGCTGTTTTGAGAGCATGCGCAGAACCACCTCCTTCGAAAGCAACGGATGTAGCTGGTGGTGGTGGTGAGAAAGGTGTGGAACAATCAACTTAA